Within Topomyia yanbarensis strain Yona2022 chromosome 2, ASM3024719v1, whole genome shotgun sequence, the genomic segment agcgtgcatgaattggcaagacaatcgtcaatgttattcacgtaaaaattgtagagtaggggacttagacatgagccctggggaagacctatttagctaaatcgcgatgttgttaaatcgacatgcgaaaagtgcatgtgcttttccgacaacaggtttagcaaaaaaattatttaaaattggtgaaagaccatgctggtgcagcttctctgacagaatgttgatagaaactgagtcaaaagcccccttaatatccaagaagactgatgccatctgctttttgttagcataggccatttggatttctgtcgaaagcaacgcaaggcaatcgttcgtccctttgcctttgcggaagccaaattgtgtatctgactgtaagccatttgcttcaaccctattgtcgaggcgaaacaagctcattttctcgaacaacttccgaacacagggcagcattgcaatcggtcgatacgagttgtggtcggaggctggttttcctggtttttggatggcgatgaccttcacttgcctccagtcatgagggacaatattaccctcaagaaacttgttaaataagttcaacaagtgcctttttgcagtgtcaggcaaattcttcagcaagttgaattttattctgtctaaccctggggcgttatcgTTGCATGaaaagagagcaagtgagaactccactatcgaaaacggtgtttcgtttgcggtatcgtgaggagacgcggcatggtacgttttctgtaccgggacagagtccggatagatcttcttggcgaaagcgaatatccaacggtttgaatattccacgttctcgttggtactgtttcggttacgcatacgtcgagccgtaccccaaagagtgctcatcgctgtttctctcgttaacccgtcgacgaaccggcgccaataactgcgtttttttggctttcattagactcttcattcgcctttctaacgacgcgtactgttgatagctagcgggtaaccggTCTTCCCGGatggccttatatgcagtggacttttccgcgtacagctctgagcactctttatccaaccacggggtgggagaccgtccatgggtattcgcgctgggtactggtttagtctgagcttgattcgcactgtcgagaatcaaggcagccaaaaacctgtactcttcctccggaggaagctcttgagtggaatcgattttaacggatatcgcagtcgcgtaactcttccaatcaatgttaattcgattgaaagaatagcactttttgatccccaaaagtactcctccataagggttttctcgatccagacggattatattaaagtcgtggaagttgagatttatatcggaaattaaccaagtttcacataatgcgaaagcatcacattttaaactgtttagtaaaaatttgaaggaatcgattttcgggaggatacttctgcaattccactgtaggacagcgatcgaatcagtgacctcgtttgatgacttagccatcgaaggatacgatcgctgcaaggaggggccatttagcagtcaactgtttcaaaaatgtttgcaccatagggagaaaatgcactagaatgcttttaagaggatcagtaacattgaaagctgtgaaaattaagtccactatgagTGGGTgtgcgtagcgtattggtaaatcgattgccttgtacgcagcgcacctgggttcgtgtcccaaccccgcacatagggttagaaatttttcataagagatttttctaacccgaagaggcgaatgaccttaaggttaaaacctctataatcgaaataataaaaaagtccactatgtcagaaaatttcattagtccgctactggactgagtatctgtttgaaaaaggggacacttggggtttttggtgtccctggaagtggtggatactctttgttagaattaaaatttccaactcctggagcaaattgcttcggctttagtgcatcacttccgttgggtttattgattttagttggcgcactctgagtggacgacaccttggcacccttacgacgcaatttaggggaggctagatttctcctcttcctggattcccctgcacaccaaaaaaatctgaattttatcgttgacgtaattgcaaacatgacacaattcaacaaaccgtaatttactaaatgacggaacattaccgtgttccgtttaattttacatgaaacatatactttacatgcgcaataacataaaattacacttcctaccattcagaacaaacgctgtatgtggagtaaaattacatgatttacgaaattaaacgtcatgtaaaattaaaatcaaacgtaaaactaagtcatttttgatgctcgtatatgtcagggtcaggagacgtaaatttacactgttttttctaggtgtgtgggttaaccaaagatgttccctcttgtgggtcgtcagattcttgctcagcgccagccaaaagagcaaaggaattttcggaagggacagatggagaagcattctacagaatttctgcataagagcgcttcgagcgttccttaagggagcgcctaattttatccccgcgctgtttgtacgcggggcatgatttaagatcatgcggaagaCCCCCGCAGTagatacacttttcagtttctctaccgcaagcgtcatcctcatgctctccctcgcatttgccgcaccttttcttattgccacaataggtggctgtgtggcccagctgcttgcaattgctgcagttcattacccacgatacaaacaggcgaacaggtagacgaaccttatccaggatgacatagtgggggggggggggaagtcacccgaagcgagtcaAATGAATgagttgtcttattattctcagtttttgctgaatacaattgcttgcattccagaatcttcacatgttgaagtgaggggtccttaaagcaatcaactccgtacttcaacacgtcttcgcacttcaaacccggttcggcgacgaccccgtcgatctccactgccaaacAAGGTACATACgccttaaattgctttgtaaaacgctcgctgcgagcaatctgatttgcctggtcgaggtcattcactaatatgcgtatcttattagctctaacacgtgttatctgagctacggccgggtagttagcagtcagctcccgtgagatctctaaaatattaagcgatttcgtgatGGGCGTGATGGGAtggaaatagaccacccagggcccATTTAaactgggtgggtatgttttaatacgaggaggactgggggaatcaggggaggaaGTAATTTctggtttatccggtaaatccatgggaatattcccatccaatgttacttcgccctcggccatttaggcacgaagatagcacgtggtgtaaacgagagatgaaacttatattcaggggaaagggatctaagaagtagcgaccgatcgggaaaaagggaaatgaaaaaaaaaagatacttagcttatatagcggcttgtccggttattccactattcacttcaccaacccaggcaccggcgaacaaagccagtctcaaacaatggttgaccttcacaatgtatatatatatatatatatatatatatatatatatatatatatatatatatatatatatatatatatatatatatatatatatatatatatatatatatatatatatatatatatatatatatatatatatatatatatatatatatatatatatatatatatatatatatatatatatatatatatatatatatatatatactgatTTACTCCACgcacagcacaagaaaacgatctgcttcgatcgagagctcagaCGATTGTCATTCTGTTTGGCCTTATCAGTTGCAACACcttcattttgttattgttCATAAATCCACTTACGACGTCGTCAAAATTTCTACAATCGAAAATACGCTCTTTTacagaaatatatttttttctcatttacaGCACGCTTACGAAATCAAAAACATCTCATAATATTTCATGAAATCACCAATATTGTTTATACCATGAAATGTTTGATCTTCTAGAGACATGCTGTAATTTAGAATTTAGGCAAGCTATCCTAATTAATGATACCAATATTCAAACTCTAATtacattttcaaatgaattattaTTGAAATATTATTTGTATGAATCATTCCTTCTGTTCAAAGTCCGGGCCCAGGGGGAAACGCTCTGCCCACCATCCCCTCTCGGCTGCCCTGCGTGTACCTTGTCATTTAAAAAGATAAGACCAAAATCATATTTTAAATTCAAGATATATGCTAACTCTGACTGACACTCTATGACATATCGATTTGATTGTGTATTGGATTGTGACAGAGTGCTGCAATGTACGGTTACTTGAAAACAATCAAGTTGAATgtgataataaaaataaaataaagttgcGTCCAAGATCATATAATAGTAATATGTTTATTTATTGTATGTAATAAActataaaaatggaaaaaacggACACATTTGAATGCTTGACTGGGTCGTTAACAACACGAATAAGATGTGTACAAATATTTCTAGGATGTGACGTTTCATCCTTAGTGGTTCAGGTTCACCTATCCACGTGGTCCATCTATGCTTACCCTCCCCTATATAAGAACCCGAAAAAACAAATCGTTTCACTACGTTAATCAAGGTTTATTATTAGTCTGTAGCGTCTGTTGTTACGGTTTGGCAAAACCCACAGACGAAAGCTAAATTCTCGGTAAATTCAATCCAATGTGGTGGATTCTATATGGATATTGCTCTCTCGTTCGTTTTCTGTAACTTTATTACGTAcaaataaatttcgattttcataTTCATACTTTCTGAGATCTGTTCGGTTACTAGTGCGTTCAAAAATGACGTTCATCTATAAATTTTAGATACCAGCATGTGGCATTCAATCAACCGATAATGAAGTGACGGTAAGCTCATAACAGATTTCCAACAGTAACGGTAACGGCTACATGTATACATTTAGGCGATAAAATCTTATGATCTCATACAACATACAGTGAGTAAAATCTGGTTATTCACATTGGGTACAACTTCAATAGAGAAAGCCTTTCTTCTTCTAATACATACATTTTGTGCGATCGATGACTAGACATgatattgcttattgctttgaaagttggatttttgatgcacttcgctatcacactttttttcacggttgccaaatgaaatgatatgaaatcgacaaaaaattaacttttcccatcaaatttattgtaaaaaccgTAACTGTAAAAACTTTTCTATGTCATTAATTTGTCAGGTCGATGGAGTTGCACCTTTGATCATACTTTTGATTCATCACACTTTCATACTGTGCAGTTCGATTTGGTGGGAACTGTGCAATATTGAGTAAATAATGGTTAGTTTCTGAGAGATGATGGATATTGTCAAACCAGAACGTGCTTTAGGCACATAACTTCCAAGCAAATCATCTCACGCTATATGCTTATCATTAGCATAAAAGCGAAAACCGCATATCAAGAAGCCTGGCAACGCAGTCCAGAATCTGAAGAAAGCGACAGCAACACCTCTTGCGGGTAAAGGTAATACTTTTCATAGTGATGCACCAACACATACATTTTACGTCAAGCTTCTTAGCTTCGTACAATAGAGGCGTTGTGATTTCTTTTGCTTCCCATCTGTATGGGGCATGGGAaaagatatcagtcttcttgttATGTAGCCTCCAATAAAAGCTTAGATGGCTAAAATGCGTTCACGGATGATCGTGATGGAGATACCaagaattcaatatttttatttttcatataccATTTTTCAAATGCTTGCAATAGCATTGTTTCATAAAGAGCGCTACTATATTAGGactttaggggcaaaactaaaccgattttagatttcattacatcaaaaacacatctacgtaaTTCAAGGAAATCAGTTGCATTAAGATATTATGAAGTTACTGAATAATGTATGAGACTCTTTCTTTTGAGCACAAATAAGGcaaagtttgttaatttttttgtggaataatgaaAAGGCCGGATTGATGGTTAAATTCGTTTATTATATGCAAACCGTCGTAAAAATAGTATCTGggtgaaattaaaaattaaggGCTCAAAATGGCGATTTCCATCTGCTTCTGCACGCGAAACATGATCCAAAAATTACAAGCTTGTAGCCTCTTTTACATAACTGATATCAACAATCGTTATAATTTATAAAATGTAGAAAAATTCTGTACGGCATATACCCTTAAATTAGTATTAGAAGTGGTTCGCTCTCATGGTGAAATTTAactatttctagagaaaataaCTATCGAACTGTTatcgaaaagtttaaaaaaaatcgtcaaatagttcacagACTTGGAAATTTTCCAATCATCAATGAACTTTAAAGATAATACGTATGATAAACCACGTATTTCATACCGTCGAGAagttttttgatttgatgccgaatctaaaaaaaaattgttaagtGTATTTAGAATCTGGAAATTGTGTGTTTCTCTATCATCCACAGCAAAACTACAGTTTTTGAATCCTCAAGTGGTATCAAGTTCTTTTAATTAAACGATCATTATCATTGTTCACAAAGcaagatgaaaaaaatataatcctACAGATGCTAGGGATGAATGGATGGCGATCACGGAACTACATCAGCTCGATCGAGTTTGTAGAACGATTGGTAGTTTTGAACGATATGTTTCACAATTACATATCACTAATTTGTAGTGTTTGCGATACGATGAAAACGAGTATTGTTATCAGATGAAACTAAAACCGTAACTCCACCGATCTTGCACTTTTACCTTGTAATATTTACACGTTCTCACATACCTTAGATTATTTAAATACTGGGATAATTCTAGTTAAAAACTAGATGACTTTGTGTACGAGAAGGCTAAAGCTTAATGTCTTAGAGTCTAATTTTCAACGAGAGTTAAGATGTGGGAAACCGGAATTCGGACTTATTTTCCGTGCTGTCGGTTTTCACTACCGCTGGTgtaatgttggcagcaccctccgGTGCGGCTTCAACTGCTTTGGGCTGAGCCGAGGCGGTTTCACTTCGCTTGAAGACAACCTTCGACTCGGCACCATCTTTTCGATCCCAACCATGCTCGATGCCGTGATGATGCTCGTGATGATCTGGAGATGGGAACCATTCAGAGATCCATACTGGTTTCCAGATCTGCTTCCACGCCGGCAGCCAAATTTCTTTCCATCCAGGAACCCATATTTGTTTCCAGGCTTCCTTCCATTCAAGTTTCTTGTCCGGTACCCAAATCAACTTTTTGCTTGGTTTCCAAATCTGAACCCACGCAGCCTTCCATTCAAGTTTCTTCTCGGGAACCCACACCTACAaaagattttatttttaatattatacCCGGTCCAGTTGAAGCAGAAAACACTTACCTGTTTTTTCTCTGTACGCCACACTTGCTTCCAAGCTTCCTTCCATGCAAGCTTTTTATCCTCGACCCATATTTGTTTCTTAGCAGGACGCCAAATCTGCTTCCAGGCGGCCTTCCATTCCAATTTCTTTTCGGTACGCCAAATTTGTTTTTGCGCCGGTTTCCAGATCTTTTTCCACGCTGACTTCCACACCAACTTTTTCTTCCACAGATCATGGCTGGTGTACTCCCATCCATCGTGGTCCTTACCCAAGAACTTTTCCCCTGGAATTCCAACCTTCACCCACGCTGGATACCAGTATTGCTTCCACGCC encodes:
- the LOC131678741 gene encoding uncharacterized protein LOC131678741, with product MKPRWNLVVTLGILLHIIALARAKAIIDQKAEETQNSNVQQQTIGALKRLGYDYPAPAVPVNFDEPQIQAEPVLDHLHVEPVVDDHLHHHEELHHEEHHHEEHQHDPGYWKKKLIWKEGWKKIWKPGKKQIWNPDWKKIWKPVWVPTQIPVWKDIQVPAWKQIWKPVWKEIQVPAWKEIQVPDWKKIWKPIWVPIKVPAWKEIQVPAWKQIWKPVWKEIQVPDWKEIQVPAWKQYWYPAWVKVGIPGEKFLGKDHDGWEYTSHDLWKKKLVWKSAWKKIWKPAQKQIWRTEKKLEWKAAWKQIWRPAKKQIWVEDKKLAWKEAWKQVWRTEKKQVWVPEKKLEWKAAWVQIWKPSKKLIWVPDKKLEWKEAWKQIWVPGWKEIWLPAWKQIWKPVWISEWFPSPDHHEHHHGIEHGWDRKDGAESKVVFKRSETASAQPKAVEAAPEGAANITPAVVKTDSTENKSEFRFPTS